From a region of the Corallococcus coralloides DSM 2259 genome:
- a CDS encoding phospholipase D-like domain-containing protein — translation MRPIDAELLSGSALYQEVVLRKLAHARESVWMATANVKAMYVERSKGAFVPLLEVLDGLAARGVALRLLHAELPSRPFRAAFDARSRLVKGGLELKVCPRVHFKAVVVDGAWVYLGSANLTGAGLGAKGDDVRNFELGFVTEDFDTIDRTTALFEAVWSGAECRGCRLRAVCPDPILPSGGGQAKKRGRDAVRLGKSRRLRRPREDST, via the coding sequence ATGAGGCCCATCGACGCGGAGCTGCTGTCGGGGAGCGCGCTGTACCAGGAGGTGGTGCTGCGCAAGCTGGCCCACGCGCGCGAGTCGGTGTGGATGGCCACCGCCAACGTGAAGGCCATGTACGTGGAGCGCTCGAAGGGGGCGTTCGTGCCGCTCCTGGAGGTGCTGGATGGGCTGGCCGCCCGGGGCGTGGCGCTGCGGCTGTTGCACGCGGAGCTGCCCAGCCGGCCGTTCCGGGCTGCGTTCGACGCGCGCTCCCGGCTGGTGAAGGGCGGGCTGGAACTGAAGGTGTGCCCGCGCGTCCACTTCAAGGCGGTGGTGGTGGACGGCGCCTGGGTCTACCTGGGGAGTGCAAACCTCACCGGCGCGGGCCTGGGCGCCAAGGGCGATGATGTCCGCAACTTCGAGCTGGGTTTCGTGACGGAGGACTTCGACACCATCGACCGGACGACGGCCCTCTTCGAGGCCGTGTGGAGCGGCGCCGAGTGCCGGGGATGTCGGCTGCGCGCGGTGTGTCCTGACCCCATCTTGCCCTCCGGCGGCGGACAGGCGAAGAAACGGGGACGGGACGCGGTGCGCTTGGGGAAGTCCCGCCGGCTGCGACGTCCACGGGAGGACTCGACATGA
- a CDS encoding M48 family metallopeptidase: MRSRMGMLVAAGLGLSLTSCTQVAKGLRAANLGEDANRVAAAAEKVQSCDKLKVEPAIQEEYALGSALAIHWAQQGGGLMLSGAAEEKLNTYVNTVGRNLAMQSPRPELRWTFGVLKDAKRFNALSAPAGYVFVTHGLLQGVENEAQLAGVLAHEIAHVVLKHALHQYVSVKVSTCKGAAVTGAVVSTVASKLKNASLVDGRLDLDSDTGLMGEMVEGTVDAFGKGNRKDEELAADALAVELLLSAGYDPREFSRLLERTSGGGGFFENHPKKEERQERIADLLQARRENADPLARVDVASLQRPALPASFTATVGPGKKPTGVAKDAK, encoded by the coding sequence ATGCGCTCGCGCATGGGGATGCTGGTGGCGGCGGGCCTGGGGCTGAGCCTCACGTCCTGTACCCAGGTGGCGAAGGGCCTGAGGGCCGCGAACCTGGGCGAGGACGCGAACCGGGTGGCGGCCGCGGCGGAGAAGGTGCAGTCCTGCGACAAGCTGAAGGTGGAGCCGGCCATCCAGGAGGAGTACGCGCTGGGCAGCGCGCTGGCCATCCACTGGGCGCAGCAGGGCGGCGGGCTGATGCTGTCGGGCGCGGCGGAGGAGAAGCTGAACACCTACGTCAACACGGTGGGCCGCAACCTGGCGATGCAGTCCCCCCGGCCGGAGCTGCGCTGGACGTTCGGCGTGCTCAAGGACGCGAAGCGCTTCAACGCCCTGTCCGCGCCCGCGGGCTACGTGTTCGTCACGCACGGGCTGCTCCAGGGCGTGGAGAACGAGGCGCAGCTCGCGGGCGTGCTGGCGCATGAGATTGCCCACGTCGTGCTCAAGCACGCGCTGCACCAGTACGTCTCCGTGAAGGTGAGCACGTGCAAGGGCGCCGCGGTGACGGGCGCCGTGGTGTCGACGGTGGCCTCGAAGCTGAAGAACGCGAGCCTGGTGGACGGCCGGCTGGACCTGGACTCGGACACGGGGCTGATGGGGGAGATGGTCGAAGGCACCGTGGACGCCTTCGGCAAGGGCAACCGCAAGGACGAGGAGCTGGCGGCGGACGCGCTCGCGGTGGAGCTGCTGCTGTCCGCGGGCTACGACCCGAGGGAGTTCTCGCGCCTGCTCGAGCGGACGTCCGGGGGCGGCGGCTTCTTCGAGAACCACCCGAAGAAGGAGGAGCGCCAGGAGCGGATCGCCGACCTGCTCCAGGCGCGGCGGGAGAACGCGGATCCGCTCGCGCGGGTGGACGTCGCGTCGCTCCAGCGCCCGGCCCTGCCCGCGTCCTTCACCGCCACCGTGGGGCCCGGGAAGAAGCCCACGGGCGTGGCGAAGGACGCGAAGTAG
- a CDS encoding sensor histidine kinase — MPPTSSAWDDANADVRARRRVRRRTYWWCALIITLGSLAHPLVLGGFRADFLAAHLAWAVAFLALGTAVGAGWLRPPFSGIAAGTVSLTALTVSIQLTGGLESPLFPAFYTVPLLVAVFVPGQRLPVWSAIGGTLVAVGLMTWLSHVPWTVFVSHCFSLFFVFAVSAHGAETFRKLRAAERSAHLERVEALRQLAESESRRARVERQRAEVERLVVVGQLAAGVAHEVNNPLAYVKSNLHYLQEEWAHGAPDDLEDVRRVLDETQQGVLRIQQIVTDLRLFSREAPDELESCDVAQALAEAQRLASVRLRSLGVVDRDVAEELSPARVTARHLVQVLVNLLLNAADALEAARSSKPAHVMLRARMEDGRVRVEVEDNGPGIPEAALPRLFEPFFTTKPPGKGTGLGLALCRDYVARAGGTLDAENRAEGGARFILRLPVAGTASPPVRREAPAPVDANAEPAAE, encoded by the coding sequence ATGCCTCCAACCTCCAGTGCGTGGGACGACGCGAACGCGGATGTCCGGGCCCGCCGTCGGGTCCGGCGGCGCACGTATTGGTGGTGCGCGCTGATCATCACGCTGGGCTCGCTGGCGCACCCGCTGGTTCTGGGCGGCTTCCGCGCGGACTTCCTCGCGGCGCACCTGGCCTGGGCCGTGGCGTTCCTCGCGCTGGGGACCGCGGTCGGCGCGGGGTGGCTGCGACCGCCCTTCAGCGGCATCGCGGCGGGCACCGTCAGCCTGACGGCGCTCACCGTGAGCATCCAGCTCACCGGAGGCCTGGAGAGCCCGCTGTTCCCCGCCTTCTATACGGTGCCCCTCCTGGTCGCCGTCTTCGTCCCGGGCCAGCGCCTGCCGGTGTGGTCCGCCATCGGCGGCACGCTGGTGGCGGTGGGGCTGATGACGTGGCTGTCGCACGTGCCCTGGACGGTGTTCGTCAGCCACTGCTTCAGCCTCTTCTTCGTGTTCGCGGTGTCCGCCCACGGCGCGGAGACCTTCCGCAAGCTGCGCGCGGCCGAACGCAGCGCGCACCTGGAGCGCGTGGAGGCCCTGCGCCAGCTGGCGGAGAGCGAGTCGCGCCGCGCCCGCGTGGAGCGCCAGCGCGCGGAGGTGGAGCGGCTGGTGGTGGTGGGACAGCTGGCCGCGGGCGTGGCCCATGAGGTGAACAACCCGCTCGCGTACGTGAAGTCGAACCTGCACTACCTCCAGGAGGAATGGGCGCACGGCGCGCCCGATGACCTGGAGGACGTGCGGCGCGTGCTGGACGAGACGCAGCAGGGCGTGCTCCGCATCCAGCAGATCGTCACCGACCTGCGCCTGTTCTCCCGCGAGGCCCCCGACGAACTGGAGTCCTGCGACGTCGCGCAGGCGCTGGCCGAGGCACAGCGGCTGGCCTCGGTGCGCCTGCGCAGCCTGGGCGTGGTGGACCGCGACGTGGCGGAGGAGCTCTCCCCCGCGCGCGTCACGGCCCGCCACCTGGTGCAGGTGCTGGTGAACCTGCTGCTCAACGCCGCGGACGCGCTGGAGGCCGCCCGCTCCAGCAAGCCCGCGCACGTGATGCTGCGCGCGCGCATGGAGGACGGCCGCGTGCGGGTGGAGGTGGAGGACAACGGGCCGGGCATCCCCGAAGCCGCGCTGCCGCGCCTCTTCGAGCCCTTCTTCACCACGAAGCCGCCCGGCAAGGGCACCGGCCTGGGCCTGGCGCTCTGCCGCGACTACGTGGCGCGCGCGGGCGGCACCCTGGACGCGGAGAACCGCGCGGAAGGCGGTGCTCGCTTCATCCTCCGGTTGCCCGTCGCCGGTACCGCATCCCCCCCTGTCCGCCGCGAAGCGCCAGCGCCCGTGGACGCGAACGCGGAGCCCGCGGCCGAGTAG
- a CDS encoding NAD(P)H-dependent flavin oxidoreductase, translated as MAPSRIDTAVTRMLGIRYPIIAAPMFLVSNAALLEAAGRAGAIGAVPSLNYRTAQAYRDFLNTFPKDVPFGVNLILKWAERLEEDVAATVERQVPLVITSLGDPTPIVERVHAYGGKVWSDVISLRHAEKAVKAGVDALVAVGSGAGGHAGNLSPMVLGPWLKAELGVPVVLAGALSTGRHLAATLALGMDGAYVGTRFLATEEAGAAPDYKQALVDSGPEDLEYTKEVTGVHGNFIKSALERFRAGQGKAWKDTWSAGQGVAFVKDVLPAATVVERMVREYSEARAALPSES; from the coding sequence ATGGCCCCTTCGCGCATCGACACCGCAGTGACCCGGATGTTGGGCATCCGCTATCCCATCATCGCCGCCCCCATGTTCCTGGTGTCCAACGCGGCGCTCCTGGAGGCCGCCGGACGCGCGGGCGCCATCGGGGCGGTGCCGTCGCTCAACTACCGCACCGCGCAGGCGTACCGGGACTTCCTGAACACGTTCCCGAAGGACGTGCCCTTCGGCGTGAACCTCATCCTCAAGTGGGCCGAGCGCCTGGAGGAGGACGTGGCCGCGACGGTGGAGCGCCAGGTGCCGCTGGTCATCACCAGCCTGGGCGACCCCACGCCCATCGTGGAGCGCGTGCACGCGTACGGCGGCAAGGTGTGGAGCGACGTGATTTCACTGCGCCACGCGGAGAAGGCCGTGAAGGCCGGCGTGGACGCGCTCGTCGCGGTGGGCAGCGGCGCGGGCGGCCACGCGGGCAACCTGAGCCCCATGGTGCTGGGGCCGTGGCTCAAGGCGGAATTGGGCGTGCCGGTGGTGCTCGCGGGCGCGCTGTCCACGGGGCGCCACCTGGCCGCCACGCTCGCGCTGGGCATGGACGGCGCGTACGTGGGCACGCGCTTCCTGGCCACGGAGGAGGCCGGCGCCGCGCCCGACTACAAGCAGGCGCTGGTGGACTCCGGGCCCGAGGATCTGGAGTACACGAAGGAAGTGACGGGCGTGCACGGCAACTTCATCAAGAGCGCGCTGGAGCGCTTCCGCGCGGGCCAGGGCAAGGCGTGGAAGGACACCTGGAGCGCGGGCCAGGGCGTGGCCTTCGTGAAGGACGTGCTGCCCGCCGCCACCGTCGTGGAACGCATGGTGCGCGAGTACTCCGAAGCCCGCGCCGCGCTGCCGTCCGAATCCTGA
- a CDS encoding HEAT repeat domain-containing protein has translation MSDERPDALLKSALEKIVYFEARAQQLHGELASARDELSHLKEDLAAGHQRELDLRREVASLEVKSARAQAEREELSRLNHALRLERDQLMAKLLDASRIHSSGQARAMAEDDADELGFDLASFISQLRSEVILRGDVPAMRAPFNGPAVPLKASEPSVPWTERPAPAIPPRASTVASGAMDSGLSPVAREAQRLQSEGRLRVSPEQMAELSGHAGSTTDETLFGFSVRELSAADAAARVRAAERLKALAHPAAAPALAAALHAETDATAQVALVQAFAGLCREEGASVVSPLLSSPVPEVRIAALKALLVLAPKDAAPHLAQAMKDSDRSVRRRASLLALGLEGETARRLGEDAIHDTDPEVRALAALALGAGRGENARTLLLGALDDGEARVRKAAAQSLSRILGHDVSAVVALDDAHRRREIRRLATLPVKPVRATLEVKPVPAAPVVAEVAQPVAVQGTPVQPVAVSAAPQVSAPVAVPQALPSIPEHTAVPVSLADVAANTSQWTATPMAAPALAVAAVGAARSAPVAMHGAAPAPARVVNGGPVSFASGPAAPPSRPVAPVPPAAPAQPAVRRTPVQAALVAMGAPPPARAPAPSAAPPVPPKRGPSPVEALCGAMLQEVRVAVRGRSLAELTSGLSAPAELAQEAVALLVARGAIVRRGHKYFAA, from the coding sequence GTGAGTGACGAGCGTCCGGACGCGCTGCTCAAGAGCGCACTCGAAAAGATCGTCTACTTCGAGGCCCGTGCGCAGCAGTTGCATGGCGAGCTGGCGTCCGCGCGCGACGAGCTTTCGCACCTGAAGGAGGACCTGGCGGCGGGGCACCAGCGTGAGCTGGACCTGCGCCGGGAGGTGGCGTCGCTGGAGGTGAAGAGCGCCCGCGCGCAGGCCGAGCGCGAGGAGCTGTCCCGGCTCAACCACGCGCTGCGGCTGGAGCGCGACCAGCTGATGGCGAAGCTGCTGGACGCGAGCCGGATCCACTCGTCCGGACAGGCGCGCGCCATGGCGGAGGACGATGCCGACGAGCTGGGGTTCGACCTGGCGTCGTTCATCTCCCAGCTGCGCAGCGAGGTGATCCTCCGCGGGGACGTGCCCGCGATGCGCGCGCCCTTCAACGGGCCGGCGGTGCCGCTGAAGGCCTCCGAGCCGAGCGTGCCGTGGACGGAGCGTCCCGCGCCGGCCATTCCGCCCCGGGCTTCGACGGTGGCGTCAGGCGCGATGGATTCGGGGCTGTCGCCGGTGGCGCGCGAGGCGCAGCGGCTGCAGAGCGAAGGCCGGCTGCGGGTGAGCCCGGAGCAGATGGCGGAGCTGTCCGGCCACGCGGGCAGCACCACGGACGAGACGCTGTTCGGATTCTCCGTGCGGGAGCTGTCGGCGGCGGACGCGGCGGCGCGGGTGCGGGCGGCGGAGCGGCTGAAGGCGCTGGCGCATCCGGCGGCGGCGCCCGCGTTGGCGGCGGCGCTGCACGCGGAGACGGACGCGACGGCGCAGGTGGCGCTGGTGCAGGCGTTCGCGGGGCTGTGCCGGGAGGAGGGCGCGTCGGTGGTGTCGCCGCTCCTGTCGTCGCCGGTGCCGGAGGTGCGCATCGCGGCGTTGAAGGCGCTGCTGGTGCTGGCGCCGAAGGACGCGGCGCCGCACCTGGCGCAGGCGATGAAGGATTCGGACCGGTCGGTGCGCCGGCGCGCGTCGCTGTTGGCCCTGGGGTTGGAGGGGGAGACGGCGCGGCGGCTGGGCGAGGACGCGATCCACGACACGGATCCGGAGGTCCGCGCGCTGGCGGCGCTGGCGCTGGGCGCGGGCCGGGGAGAGAACGCCCGGACGCTGCTGTTGGGCGCGCTGGACGACGGCGAGGCGCGCGTGCGCAAGGCGGCGGCGCAGAGCCTGTCGCGCATCCTGGGGCACGACGTGTCCGCGGTGGTCGCGCTGGATGATGCGCACCGGCGCCGGGAGATCCGCCGGCTGGCGACGCTGCCCGTGAAGCCCGTGCGCGCGACGCTGGAAGTGAAGCCAGTGCCCGCGGCCCCCGTGGTCGCGGAGGTGGCGCAGCCCGTGGCGGTGCAGGGCACTCCTGTGCAGCCGGTGGCCGTGAGTGCCGCGCCGCAGGTGAGCGCCCCGGTCGCGGTGCCACAGGCCCTCCCTTCGATTCCCGAGCACACCGCCGTGCCGGTGTCGCTCGCGGACGTCGCCGCGAACACCTCGCAGTGGACCGCTACGCCCATGGCCGCCCCCGCGCTCGCGGTCGCCGCCGTGGGCGCGGCCCGCTCCGCACCCGTCGCGATGCACGGTGCGGCTCCCGCGCCTGCCCGGGTCGTGAACGGTGGGCCCGTGTCCTTCGCTTCGGGCCCCGCCGCGCCGCCGTCGCGCCCGGTGGCTCCTGTTCCTCCCGCCGCGCCCGCGCAGCCCGCCGTGCGGCGGACGCCCGTGCAGGCCGCGCTGGTCGCCATGGGCGCGCCTCCTCCCGCCCGGGCTCCGGCACCTTCCGCCGCGCCGCCGGTTCCTCCCAAGCGCGGGCCCTCTCCCGTGGAAGCGCTGTGTGGGGCGATGTTGCAGGAGGTGCGGGTCGCTGTCCGAGGACGCTCGCTCGCCGAGCTGACGTCCGGGCTGTCCGCTCCGGCGGAACTCGCCCAGGAGGCTGTTGCCCTGCTGGTGGCCCGAGGGGCCATCGTGCGAAGGGGGCACAAATACTTCGCTGCTTGA
- a CDS encoding ParA family protein, with protein sequence MEAPTYSSKQVAEMLGVTPKSIPAELRKDAYGPEDVWELRTTLNKFPPTAGLRKQLFLNFKGGTGKTSLSTSYAWRLAELGYAVLLIDLDSQGHATKCLGYEGEDFEKTLLDVLVRKTPLAQVVQKSTLPNLDFIPSNLSMSTVDLALMPMAGREFKLRNALKDVEAQYDFIVFDAPPSFGLLNLNALMAANDLFVPVLADFLSFHGLKLLFETVQSLEEDLNHVLDHVFIVVNSFNATFKLAKEALEALQTHYPEYLLPTIIRQCTKFAQASSEGRPVFVADPTSKGANDIQAMLDNVLPRLVAAHAAAVKAGTATKAG encoded by the coding sequence ATGGAAGCGCCGACGTACAGCTCGAAGCAGGTAGCCGAGATGCTCGGCGTGACTCCGAAGTCCATCCCCGCGGAGCTGCGCAAGGACGCCTACGGCCCGGAAGACGTGTGGGAGCTGCGCACGACGCTCAACAAGTTCCCGCCCACCGCGGGCCTGCGCAAACAGCTCTTCCTCAACTTCAAGGGCGGCACCGGCAAGACGTCCCTGTCCACGTCCTACGCGTGGCGCCTGGCGGAGCTGGGCTACGCCGTCCTCCTCATCGACCTGGACAGCCAGGGCCACGCCACCAAGTGCCTGGGCTACGAGGGCGAGGACTTCGAGAAGACGCTGCTGGACGTGCTCGTCCGCAAGACGCCGCTCGCGCAGGTGGTGCAGAAGTCCACCCTGCCCAACCTGGACTTCATCCCGTCCAACCTGAGCATGTCCACGGTGGACCTGGCGCTGATGCCCATGGCCGGCCGTGAGTTCAAGCTGCGCAACGCGCTCAAGGACGTGGAGGCGCAGTACGACTTCATCGTCTTCGACGCGCCTCCGTCCTTCGGCCTGCTCAACCTCAACGCGCTGATGGCCGCGAACGACCTGTTCGTGCCGGTGCTCGCGGACTTCCTGTCCTTCCACGGCCTCAAGCTGCTGTTCGAAACGGTGCAGAGCCTGGAGGAGGACCTGAACCACGTGCTGGACCACGTGTTCATCGTGGTGAACTCCTTCAACGCCACCTTCAAGCTGGCGAAGGAGGCGCTGGAGGCGCTCCAGACGCACTACCCCGAGTACCTGCTGCCCACCATCATCCGGCAGTGCACCAAGTTCGCGCAGGCCTCCAGCGAGGGCCGCCCGGTGTTCGTGGCGGACCCCACGTCCAAGGGCGCCAACGACATCCAGGCCATGCTGGACAACGTGCTGCCGCGCCTGGTGGCCGCGCACGCCGCGGCGGTGAAGGCCGGCACCGCGACGAAAGCCGGCTGA
- a CDS encoding TetR/AcrR family transcriptional regulator — protein MAGALAEKRVVPLRARRDEDKEARRRELLDAARALFEATSFAEVKMADVAARTGLAKGTVFLYFPTKEALFLALLDDLLIAWFAKLNGRLAEDGTWTGHQLARTVAESLEGEETFTRLLARAQTVLEQNVTVAQAQAFKERVLVSMGTTAALLQARLPFLTPESAVQLIRHVHALMTGLRQMADIAPVAREVLTLPHMAPLRVDFTAELTAAITTLLRGLEPR, from the coding sequence ATGGCGGGAGCACTGGCCGAGAAGCGGGTCGTGCCGCTGCGGGCGCGGCGGGACGAGGACAAGGAAGCGCGGCGGCGGGAGCTGCTGGACGCGGCGCGGGCGCTGTTCGAGGCCACGTCGTTCGCCGAGGTGAAGATGGCGGACGTCGCGGCGCGCACGGGCCTGGCGAAGGGGACGGTGTTCCTCTACTTCCCGACGAAGGAGGCGCTGTTCCTGGCGCTCCTGGACGACCTGCTCATCGCGTGGTTCGCGAAGCTGAACGGCCGCCTGGCCGAAGACGGAACGTGGACGGGCCACCAGCTGGCGCGCACGGTGGCCGAGTCGCTGGAGGGTGAAGAGACCTTCACGCGGCTCCTGGCGCGGGCGCAGACGGTGCTGGAGCAGAACGTCACGGTGGCGCAGGCCCAGGCGTTCAAGGAGCGCGTGCTCGTGTCCATGGGGACGACGGCGGCGCTGCTCCAGGCGCGGCTGCCCTTCCTCACGCCGGAGTCCGCGGTCCAGCTCATCCGCCACGTGCACGCGCTGATGACGGGCCTGCGGCAGATGGCGGACATCGCGCCCGTGGCGCGCGAGGTGCTGACGCTGCCGCACATGGCGCCCCTGCGCGTGGACTTCACCGCCGAGCTGACGGCGGCCATCACCACCCTTCTTCGCGGGCTCGAGCCCCGCTGA
- a CDS encoding aldehyde dehydrogenase family protein, which yields MLEAVASLLPQASVEVDRIRAVFESQRANRWNLSRSTPAERIARLRKLREAIIARREQLAEAIHQDFRKPAMEVELTEIHPTLEELNHTVKHLKSWMKPKRVATPLTLKGASSHVRFEAKGVVLILSPWNYPFQLVAAPLIAAIAAGNAVMIKPSEKTPHTSRFLAKLVRDVYPENEVAVFEGGAEVAEALLQHPFDHFFFTGNPNIGRKVMAAATKFLSSVTLELGGKSPVIIDESANLKAAAEALAWGKFVNAGQTCVAPDYIYVPASKQQAFLEAFKAVLTRFYGETEAERQASPDFARVVDPAAWRRLKEVLDRTLAAGAKVEAGGTADGPSRYVAPTVLSGVTTKMPIMEAEIFGPVLPVLTYERREEVYAHINEGGKPLALYVFSQDSKMVEEVLQHTTSGGVVVNNVLIHVANPNLPFGGVGMSGLGNYHGHYGFKTFSHERAVMVQWMKSLAAVFFPPYRGKTQEWASKATRMLE from the coding sequence ATGCTGGAAGCCGTCGCGTCCCTCCTTCCCCAGGCCTCGGTTGAAGTGGACCGCATCCGCGCGGTGTTCGAGTCGCAGCGCGCGAACCGCTGGAACCTGTCGCGCAGCACTCCCGCGGAGCGCATCGCGCGACTGCGCAAGCTGCGTGAGGCCATCATCGCGCGGCGCGAGCAGCTGGCGGAGGCCATCCACCAGGACTTCCGCAAGCCGGCGATGGAGGTGGAGCTGACGGAGATCCACCCGACGCTGGAGGAGCTGAACCACACGGTGAAGCACCTGAAGTCGTGGATGAAGCCCAAGCGGGTGGCGACGCCGCTGACGCTCAAGGGCGCGTCCAGCCACGTGCGCTTCGAGGCGAAGGGCGTGGTGCTCATCCTGTCGCCGTGGAACTACCCGTTCCAGCTGGTGGCGGCGCCGCTCATCGCGGCCATCGCCGCGGGCAACGCGGTGATGATCAAACCCAGTGAGAAGACGCCGCACACGTCGCGCTTCCTGGCGAAGCTGGTGCGGGACGTGTACCCGGAGAACGAGGTGGCGGTGTTCGAGGGCGGCGCGGAGGTGGCGGAGGCGCTGCTCCAGCATCCGTTCGACCACTTCTTCTTCACGGGCAACCCGAACATCGGCCGCAAGGTGATGGCGGCGGCGACGAAGTTCCTGTCCAGCGTGACGCTGGAATTGGGCGGCAAGTCGCCGGTCATCATCGACGAGTCGGCGAACCTGAAGGCGGCGGCGGAGGCCCTGGCGTGGGGCAAGTTCGTCAACGCGGGCCAGACGTGCGTGGCGCCGGACTACATCTACGTGCCGGCGTCGAAGCAGCAGGCGTTCCTGGAGGCGTTCAAGGCGGTGCTGACGCGCTTCTACGGTGAGACCGAGGCCGAGCGTCAGGCGAGCCCGGACTTCGCCCGGGTGGTGGACCCCGCGGCGTGGAGGCGGCTCAAGGAGGTGCTCGACCGCACGCTCGCCGCGGGGGCGAAGGTGGAGGCGGGCGGCACGGCGGACGGGCCGTCGCGGTATGTGGCACCCACGGTGTTGTCCGGGGTGACGACGAAGATGCCCATCATGGAGGCGGAGATCTTCGGGCCGGTGTTGCCGGTGCTGACGTACGAGCGGCGCGAGGAGGTCTACGCGCACATCAACGAAGGCGGGAAGCCGCTGGCGCTGTACGTGTTCTCGCAGGACTCGAAGATGGTGGAGGAGGTGCTCCAGCACACGACGTCCGGCGGGGTGGTGGTGAACAACGTGCTCATCCACGTGGCGAACCCGAACCTGCCGTTCGGCGGGGTGGGGATGAGCGGGTTGGGGAACTACCACGGGCACTACGGCTTCAAGACGTTCAGCCATGAGCGGGCCGTGATGGTCCAGTGGATGAAGTCGCTGGCCGCGGTG
- a CDS encoding helix-turn-helix transcriptional regulator: MEQRLATLIGNAVRVARQRLELTQADVAERVGIATEVYGRLERGHMLPSVRTLRKLCLVLSCSSDVLLGLSATAAVTEDGAPQLAEDPPEYRERPEVRRLMRTVRKLDSPRLRLLGQVAHALER; encoded by the coding sequence ATGGAACAGCGACTGGCAACCCTCATTGGAAACGCGGTGCGAGTGGCCCGGCAGCGGCTGGAGCTGACGCAGGCCGATGTCGCCGAGCGCGTCGGCATCGCCACCGAGGTGTACGGCCGTTTGGAGCGCGGGCACATGCTGCCCAGCGTGCGGACGTTGCGGAAACTCTGCCTCGTGCTGAGCTGCTCGTCGGACGTGCTGCTCGGGTTGAGCGCGACGGCGGCGGTGACGGAGGACGGCGCGCCGCAGCTCGCGGAGGATCCGCCGGAGTACCGTGAGCGTCCCGAAGTGCGGCGCCTGATGCGCACCGTGCGCAAGCTGGACTCCCCGCGCCTGCGCCTGTTGGGGCAGGTGGCGCACGCGCTGGAGCGATGA